A stretch of DNA from Acidovorax carolinensis:
CCACGCCATACATGTAAAAGCGGTTCGGCGCACTCACGCCAGGGCGCACACCCGGCTGGGGCAGGTGGGTGCTGTGCTCGAAGGCCAGGGGCACGAAGCTGGCGCCCGGGGCGTTGAGGTTCTCGTCCACGCCGCGCTCGGCATGCATGCGATAGAAGCCGCCCACCACATAGCGGTCCATCATGTAGACCACGGGCTCGGCCACGGCCTCATGCACCCGCTCCTGCGTGAGCACCCCTTCCTGGATGATCACATCGCTGACCGGCTGACCATCCTTGATGACGGCCATCTTGTTCTTCGTCTTGCGGTTCAAGGCATCGAGCTCCTTGGCATCGCGCACCGTCATGATGCCCATGCCATAGGTGCCGTTGTTGGCCTTGACGATCACGAACGGTTTTTCGTGGATGCCATATTCCTTGTACTTGCGCCGCACCTTGGCCAACAACGCATCCACGCCGCTTTGCAGCGCATCCATGCCCGTGCCTTCGACAAAGTCCACATCGCCGCACTGGCTGAACATCGGATTGATCAGCCAAGGGTCGATGCCCAGCATCTTGCCAAAACGCTTGGCCACCTCTTCGTAGTTCTTGAAATGCGTGCTCTTCTTGCGCACGCTCCAGCCGGCGTGCAGCGGCGGCAGCAGATACTGCTCGTGGATGTCTTCCAGAATACCGGGCGCCCCGGCAGACAGGTCGTTGTTGAGCAGGATGGTGCAGGGGTCAAAGTCCTTGAGGCCCAGCCGCCCCTTGGTGCGGATCACGGGTTCGAGCATCACCGAGTCGCCATTGGGCAGCTCGATCAACGTGGATTTCTTGATCTCGGGGCTGATGGAGCCCACGCGCACATTCAGGCCCGCCATGTTGAAGATGCGCTGCAGCTGCACCACGTTGGCCAGGTAGAACGTGTTGCGGGTGTGGTTCTCGGGAATGATCAGCAGATTGCGCGCCTCGGGGCAGATCTTCTCGATGGCAGCCATGGCGGCCTGCACGGCCAGCGGCAGCATCTCTTTGGTGAGGTTGTTCCAGCCGCCGGGGAACAGGTTGGTGTCCACCGGCGCGAGCTTGAAGCCGGCATTGCGGATATCGACCGAGGTGTAGAACGGCGGCGTGTGCTCCATCCACTCCAGCCGGAACCAGCGTTCGATGGCGGGCATCGAGTCAAGAATGCGCTGTTCGAGTTCGTTGATCGGCCCCGTGAGGGCCGTGATGAGATGCGGAACCATAGATGCCCTTGGGAAGCGATTGCGGTGGATTGTAGGGATTTGGGGACGGGCCAGGTATTCGCAAGCCGCTGCCGCGGCAGTGCGGATGGCGCCCGCACTAACGGCGCCAGAACGCCGGGGTGAGCAAGGCCATGAAGCTCAGTATTTCCAGCCGTCCCAGCAGCATCGCCAGGGTGCACACCCAGATCTGAAAATCGGTCAGCACCGCAAAGTTGGAGGCGGGCCCAACGGCACCCAGGCCCGGCCCCGCGCAGTTGACACTGGCCAGCACCGCCGAGAACGCGGTCACCGGGTCCAGGTCGGTCAGCAGCAGCACCATGCTCAGCCCGAAGATCGTGGCGCCATACACCAGCATGAAGGCCAGCACAGAGAAGATCACCCGGTTGTCCACCACCGCATCGCCCAGCCGCACGGGCTGCACGGCGCGCGGGTGCACCAGCCGGTTCATTTCGCGGCGCGCCTGCTTGAGCAAGATCAGCATGCGCACCATCTTGATGCCGCAGCCGGTGGAGCCCGCACTGGTGGCCACGCCCGACAGCAACAGCATGAACACCGGCGCAAACACCGGCCAGCCCAGATAATCCACCGTGGCATAGCCGGTGGTCGAGGCCATGGAAACCAGGTTGAACATGCCATGGCGCAGCGCATCCAGCGGCGCATACACGCCCTTCACCCACAGCAATGCAGCCACCAGCAGCCCCCCGCCCACCAGCGTGAACAAGGTCGCACGCAGCTCGGGGTCGTGCCAGAAGCCGTGCCAGTGGCCCTTGCGAATCGCCACGAAATACAGCGCAAAGTTGCAGCTGGCCACCAGCATGAAGACGATGCAGATGGCTTCGAGCAGCGGCGACTGGAAATACCCGAAGCTCTGGTCATGCGGCGACAGCCCGCCCAGGCTGACGGTAGAGAACATGTGCATCAGCGCATCCAGCGGCGCCATGCCCGCCGCCCAGTAGGCCAGGCCGCACAGGGTGGAAAACAGGGCATACACGCCCCACAGCCCTTTGGCCGTGCCAGTCATGCGCGGCGTGAGCTTGGTGTCTTTGAGCGGCCCGGCCGCCTCGGCCTTGAAAAGCTGGCTGCCACCCACCCCGAGCAGCGGCAACACCGCCACCGCCAGGATCAGAATGCCCATGCCGCCCATCCACTGCAAGAAGGTGCGCCACACATTCACCGAAACGGGCAAGCTGTCCAGGCCGGTCAGCACCGTGGAGCCCGTAGTGGTCAGGCCTGACACCGCCTCGAAGTACGCGTGCGTGAACGACATGGGCCGCCCGACGTGGTGCCCCGCCAGCATTAGCGGCACGGCGGCAGCCAACGGCAGCAGCATCCACACCAGCGAGACCAGCATCACGCCGTGGCGCGGCTGCAGCTCCTGCCGGAACAGGCGCAGGCGCCACCACAGCCAGGCGCCCGCCAGCAGCGATCCCGCCATGGCCAGCGGGTACACATGCCACACCCCGTCACCGGTCCAGAGCGAGACCGCCAGCGGCAGCCCCATGGACAGCGAAAAGATCATGACCAGGATGCCCAGCACCCGCAGCACGGGAAACATGTCCACCATGGTTTCTTGCCAGCCTGGTTGGTTCAGAAGAACGTGGCACTCACGCGGAAGAGCTTTTCCACGTCGCGCACCAGCCGCTTGTGGGGCAGGAAGAACACCACATGGTCGTTGCTCTCCAGCACCGTGCTGCTGCGCGGAATGATCACCTGCGGCTCGCGCAGGTCATCGGGCGAGACCTCGTGCGCAACCAGCGAATCCGGCAGGCCGCGCACGATGAGGCCGATGTGCACGTCGCGCGGCAGGGCCAGCTCGCTGACCTTGCGGCCCACCACGCGCGAGGTCTTGCGGTCCCCGCGCACCACGATCTCCAGCGCCTCGGCCACGCCCCGGCGCAGGCTGTGCACGGCCTGCACATCGCCCTGGCGCACGTAGGCCAGCAGCTCGCCCAGCATGGCCTGCGCGGGCGACAGGGCAATGTCGATCTGCGTGCCATGCATCAGGTCGGCATAGCTGCGCCGGTTGATGAGCGCCAGCACGCGGCGCGCGCCCATGCGCTTGGCCAGCAGGCAGGACATGATGTTGTCCTCGTCGTCGTCGGTGAGGGCCAGAAAGAGATCGATTTCGTCGATGCTCTCATCCCCGAGCAGGTTTTCATCGGTGGTGTCGCCCTGCAGCACCAACGTGTCGGACGGCAGGCGCGAGGCCAGCTCGATGCAGCGCGCGCTGTCATCCTCGATGATCTTCACCAGATAGCGCCCAGCCTCCTTGCCCAGCTCCAGCGCCAGGTGCAGGCCCACACGGCCCCCCCCGGCGATCATGATGCGGCGCACCGGCCGCACCGGTGTGGCATCCCGACGGTGCAAGGTGGCCAGCACATGGGCGATGTGCTCGCGCGCGGCCAGCACAAAAACCTCGTCGCCGGGCTCGATGCGGGTTTCGCCGGCACAGGCCACGAAACGATCGGGCTCTTCCGGAAAGCGGCGGTAAATGGCCACCAGGCGCACGGCCACCTCCGGGGTGCTGTTGCGCATCTCGGCCACGGTGTGCCCCACCATGGGCGCGCCGGCACGCGCCCGCACCGACACCAGGCAGGCCCGCCCACCGGCAAACTCGCGCACCTGCATGGCCTCGGGGTACTCGATGAGCTTGCCGATGTAGCGCGTGAGGGATTGTTCGGGGCAGATGATGCGGTCCACTGCAAAGCCCTCGGGGCCCGTGAGCAGCGGATCGGCCTGAAACCCCATGGAGCGCACGCGCGCGATGCGCTTGGGGATGTTGAACAGCAGCTGCGCCACTTTGCAGCACACCAGGTTGGTCTCGTCCTGCGCGGCGCAGGCGATCAACAGGTCGGTGTCCTTGGCGCCCGCCTCGGCCAGCACGGCCGGGTCAATGCCGTCGCCCACCACGCCGCGCAGGTCAAAGCGCGACTCCAGATCACGCAGGCGCTCGGCATCGGTGTCGATGACGGTGATGTCGTTGCGCTCCGACACCAGGCTGTCGGCCACGCTCTGGCCCACGCGGCCCGCTCCGAGGATGATGATTTTCATGTGGTATCGGCCTTCAGCGCAATACTGTCAAGCGCTACCAGCTATGAAATAAGGAGCAAATCAGTTCCGCACCTCACCCTCGCCCAGCACCACGTACTTGAGCGAGGTGAGCCCTTCCAGCCCCACGGGCCCGCGCGCGTGGAACTTGTCGGTGCTGATGCCGATTTCGGCCCCCAGGCCAAACTCGAAGCCGTCGGCAAAGCGCGTGCTGGCGTTCACCATCACGCTGGCCGAATCCACCTCGCGCAAAAAGCGCTGGGCGTGCACATGGTTGGTCGTGAGGATGGCGTCGGTGTGGTGGCTTGAATAGTGGTTGATGTGGGCAATGGCTTCGTCCACACCCGCCACCACCTTCACGCTGATGATGGGCGCGAGGTATTCCTCAGACCAGTCCTGCTCGGTCGCCGCGGCAAGCTTTGCGCCGGGCACGCTGGCCAAAATGGCCATGGCTTCGGGGCAACCGCGCATTTCCACGCCCTTGGCGGCATACACGGCGCCGATCTGGGGCAGAAACTCGGCCGCCACACCGCGCGCCACCAGCAGGCCTTCGCTGGCGTTGCAGGGGCTGTATTTGCTGGTCTTGGCGTTGTCGGCCACCTTCACTGCCATCGCGATGTCGCAGGGATCGTCCACATAGGTGTGGCAGTTGCCATCGAGGTGCTTGATGACGGGCACCTTGGCGTCGCGGCTGATGCGCTCGATCAGGCCCTTGCCGCCGCGCGGAATGATCACATCCACAAACTGCGGCATGGTGATGAGCTGGCCCACGGCCTCGCGGTCGGTGGTCTGCACGAGTTGCACGGCATCCTCGGGCAGACCGGCTTCGGCCAGCGCCTGCTGCACGATTTTGGCCAGCGCCTTGTTGGAATCAATGGCCTCGGAGCCGCCACGCAGGATGCAGGCATTGCCGCTCTTGATGCTAAGGCTGGCCGCCTCGATGGTCACGTTGGGGCGGCTCTCGTAGATCATGCCGAACACGCCAATGGGCACGCGCATCTGGCCCACGCGGATGCCACTGGGCTGCTGCTTCATGCCCGTGATCTCGCCAATGATGTCGGGCATGGCGGCGAGCTGCTCGCAGCCCTGGGCACAGGTTTCCAGCACCTTGGGGCTGAGCTGGAGGCGGTCCACCATGGGTTCGGACAGGCCCGCGGCGCGGGCGCGCGCCAGATCGCGGGCATTGTCGGTCTGCAGGGCTGCGGTGTTGTCGCGCAGCAGCCGCGCCAGGGCCTTGAGCGCTTTGTTTTTAATAGCTGCTGGCGCTTTAGCCATAAGGGCTGAAGCCACTTTTGCCTGTAAACCGAGGGCGTGGGTGTATTCGGTGACGTTGAGGGCGTTCATACGAGGATTTTGCCGCAGATACCTCGCTGCCGCTGCCACGCCTCAATCCCCTGGGCCATACCGCAGCTGCCATGCATGGCGAAAGGCGGCTCAGCCGACTACGGCTTCAGGTGGATTTGTCCGACAGGGGCGTGCGGCCGCCGCGCCTAGCATGGGGGCTTCCCCCACCCTTCGGAGCCCACCATGAGCGTCGCCAAAGTCATTGAAGTCAGTGCCACCAGCAAGACCAGTTTCGAGGATGCCATCAACCAGGGCATTGCCCGCGCCTGCGACACCATCGCCAACGTGCGTGGCGCCTGGATCAAGGAACAGAAGGTGTCCATCGAGGGCGGCCGCATCACCGGGTACCGGGTGAACATGCAGGTCACCTTTGTGCTCGACGAAAAATAAGCACCCCGAACCGCTATCAGCCGAGCGCCAGTTCCGCTGGTGCCTGTCTTAGCCGCGCTGCGGCACGCCCGCGCACACGCGACCCAGCTGCAGCGCCAGGCGCTGCAACGCCTGCCATGGGTCGGTGGGCCAATCGGGCACCTTGAGCCCCTTGACGATGCCGTCGACCAGATGGGCCGATTGCAGCAGGCGGTTGGCGCTGGCGTTGGTCAGGCGCGGCAGGATGCGTTCGTACAGGCGTTCCTTGGCGCCCCAGACGCGGTTCTCGCGCAGCGCCATGGGCAGCGGGCGGCCGGCGCTCATGGCGTCTTTGACGCGTTTGAGGGCGCGAATGTCTTCGGCCAGCGCCCAATGCACCAGCACGGCGGCCTCGCCCTCGGCCTGCAGGCCATCGAGCATGCGCTGCACGCGCGCGATCTGGCCTGCCAGCACCGCCTCGGACAGTTTGAACACGTCGTAACGCGCCACGTTGAGCACAGCGGCCTCCACCTGCTCCAACGTCAAC
This window harbors:
- a CDS encoding dodecin family protein; the encoded protein is MSVAKVIEVSATSKTSFEDAINQGIARACDTIANVRGAWIKEQKVSIEGGRITGYRVNMQVTFVLDEK
- a CDS encoding glutamate-5-semialdehyde dehydrogenase; translated protein: MNALNVTEYTHALGLQAKVASALMAKAPAAIKNKALKALARLLRDNTAALQTDNARDLARARAAGLSEPMVDRLQLSPKVLETCAQGCEQLAAMPDIIGEITGMKQQPSGIRVGQMRVPIGVFGMIYESRPNVTIEAASLSIKSGNACILRGGSEAIDSNKALAKIVQQALAEAGLPEDAVQLVQTTDREAVGQLITMPQFVDVIIPRGGKGLIERISRDAKVPVIKHLDGNCHTYVDDPCDIAMAVKVADNAKTSKYSPCNASEGLLVARGVAAEFLPQIGAVYAAKGVEMRGCPEAMAILASVPGAKLAAATEQDWSEEYLAPIISVKVVAGVDEAIAHINHYSSHHTDAILTTNHVHAQRFLREVDSASVMVNASTRFADGFEFGLGAEIGISTDKFHARGPVGLEGLTSLKYVVLGEGEVRN
- the trkA gene encoding Trk system potassium transporter TrkA, whose protein sequence is MKIIILGAGRVGQSVADSLVSERNDITVIDTDAERLRDLESRFDLRGVVGDGIDPAVLAEAGAKDTDLLIACAAQDETNLVCCKVAQLLFNIPKRIARVRSMGFQADPLLTGPEGFAVDRIICPEQSLTRYIGKLIEYPEAMQVREFAGGRACLVSVRARAGAPMVGHTVAEMRNSTPEVAVRLVAIYRRFPEEPDRFVACAGETRIEPGDEVFVLAAREHIAHVLATLHRRDATPVRPVRRIMIAGGGRVGLHLALELGKEAGRYLVKIIEDDSARCIELASRLPSDTLVLQGDTTDENLLGDESIDEIDLFLALTDDDEDNIMSCLLAKRMGARRVLALINRRSYADLMHGTQIDIALSPAQAMLGELLAYVRQGDVQAVHSLRRGVAEALEIVVRGDRKTSRVVGRKVSELALPRDVHIGLIVRGLPDSLVAHEVSPDDLREPQVIIPRSSTVLESNDHVVFFLPHKRLVRDVEKLFRVSATFF
- the gshA gene encoding glutamate--cysteine ligase, with amino-acid sequence MVPHLITALTGPINELEQRILDSMPAIERWFRLEWMEHTPPFYTSVDIRNAGFKLAPVDTNLFPGGWNNLTKEMLPLAVQAAMAAIEKICPEARNLLIIPENHTRNTFYLANVVQLQRIFNMAGLNVRVGSISPEIKKSTLIELPNGDSVMLEPVIRTKGRLGLKDFDPCTILLNNDLSAGAPGILEDIHEQYLLPPLHAGWSVRKKSTHFKNYEEVAKRFGKMLGIDPWLINPMFSQCGDVDFVEGTGMDALQSGVDALLAKVRRKYKEYGIHEKPFVIVKANNGTYGMGIMTVRDAKELDALNRKTKNKMAVIKDGQPVSDVIIQEGVLTQERVHEAVAEPVVYMMDRYVVGGFYRMHAERGVDENLNAPGASFVPLAFEHSTHLPQPGVRPGVSAPNRFYMYGVVARLAMLAASYELEATNPDAEIYD
- a CDS encoding TrkH family potassium uptake protein encodes the protein MVDMFPVLRVLGILVMIFSLSMGLPLAVSLWTGDGVWHVYPLAMAGSLLAGAWLWWRLRLFRQELQPRHGVMLVSLVWMLLPLAAAVPLMLAGHHVGRPMSFTHAYFEAVSGLTTTGSTVLTGLDSLPVSVNVWRTFLQWMGGMGILILAVAVLPLLGVGGSQLFKAEAAGPLKDTKLTPRMTGTAKGLWGVYALFSTLCGLAYWAAGMAPLDALMHMFSTVSLGGLSPHDQSFGYFQSPLLEAICIVFMLVASCNFALYFVAIRKGHWHGFWHDPELRATLFTLVGGGLLVAALLWVKGVYAPLDALRHGMFNLVSMASTTGYATVDYLGWPVFAPVFMLLLSGVATSAGSTGCGIKMVRMLILLKQARREMNRLVHPRAVQPVRLGDAVVDNRVIFSVLAFMLVYGATIFGLSMVLLLTDLDPVTAFSAVLASVNCAGPGLGAVGPASNFAVLTDFQIWVCTLAMLLGRLEILSFMALLTPAFWRR